The proteins below come from a single Gimesia alba genomic window:
- a CDS encoding sulfatase family protein, with product MRLISLICLLFLAVPTPVSAADLKLEKIKGAKPRNVVFILADDHRYDVMSFVGHPWVETPAMDGLAKDGVYFKNAMVTTSLCSPSRASILTGQYMHNHGVVDNNVSAKPGTIFFPQYLQAAGYQTGFFGKWHMGGHSDDPRPGFDKWVSFRGQGHYYPPKHLKKWSLNVDGKSVPQKGYITDELTDYAINWLNESVKPKDKPFFMYLSHKGVHGMFHPAERHAGRYKDKAMPIPKTMANTSDNYFNKPMWLKNQRNSWHGVDFAYHQDTNIEEHYRLYCEALLSVDESIARVRKWLDENGYGENTMILYMGDNGFQWGEHGLIDKRTAYEASIRVPLVGVCPGLWKPGTVLNEVVANIDIAPTILAAAGLQTPSQMDGQSFLQLAAGNMPASQWRQNSLYEYYWEYNFPQTPTTFALRTPRYKFIQYHGIWDLDELYDMQEDPHEEHNLIFEKEHQKRIQKMRADLHAILEKSDANRVPFSHKRRMGANLRLKNGSEPAQFPHQLMRDKNAKE from the coding sequence ATGCGACTGATTTCTCTGATATGCTTACTGTTCCTGGCGGTCCCGACTCCGGTCTCTGCCGCTGATTTGAAACTGGAAAAGATCAAAGGGGCGAAACCCAGGAATGTGGTTTTCATTCTCGCTGATGACCATCGTTATGACGTGATGAGTTTTGTGGGGCACCCCTGGGTGGAAACACCGGCGATGGACGGTCTGGCAAAGGACGGCGTGTATTTTAAAAATGCGATGGTCACGACATCGCTCTGTTCGCCGAGCCGGGCTTCGATTCTGACCGGCCAATATATGCATAACCACGGTGTGGTCGATAATAACGTGTCTGCGAAACCGGGCACGATCTTCTTCCCGCAGTACCTGCAGGCGGCCGGTTATCAGACTGGTTTCTTCGGGAAATGGCATATGGGTGGTCACTCGGATGATCCGCGACCCGGCTTTGATAAGTGGGTCTCGTTTCGCGGACAGGGACATTACTATCCGCCGAAACATTTGAAGAAATGGTCACTGAATGTTGACGGCAAATCGGTGCCTCAAAAAGGCTATATCACCGATGAGCTGACCGATTACGCCATCAACTGGTTGAACGAGAGTGTGAAACCGAAAGACAAGCCGTTCTTCATGTATCTGTCGCACAAAGGGGTGCATGGCATGTTTCATCCGGCCGAGCGACATGCGGGCCGTTACAAAGACAAAGCGATGCCGATCCCGAAAACGATGGCGAATACCTCGGACAATTACTTCAACAAGCCGATGTGGCTGAAAAACCAGAGGAACAGCTGGCACGGCGTTGATTTCGCCTATCATCAGGATACGAATATTGAAGAACATTACCGCCTGTATTGTGAAGCACTGCTCAGTGTAGACGAATCGATTGCCCGCGTGCGGAAGTGGCTCGATGAGAATGGCTATGGCGAGAATACCATGATTCTTTACATGGGAGATAACGGCTTTCAGTGGGGCGAGCATGGCCTGATTGACAAGCGGACCGCCTATGAAGCATCGATCCGTGTGCCTCTGGTGGGGGTCTGCCCCGGTCTCTGGAAACCGGGAACTGTGTTGAATGAAGTGGTCGCGAATATTGACATTGCACCGACCATTCTGGCCGCAGCAGGATTACAAACTCCATCACAAATGGACGGTCAAAGCTTTTTGCAACTGGCCGCTGGAAACATGCCAGCTTCCCAATGGCGGCAGAACAGCCTTTATGAATACTACTGGGAGTATAACTTCCCACAGACGCCGACCACGTTCGCGTTGCGCACGCCGCGGTATAAGTTTATCCAATATCACGGCATCTGGGATCTTGACGAACTGTATGACATGCAAGAGGACCCACACGAAGAGCACAATCTGATCTTCGAGAAAGAACATCAGAAACGGATCCAAAAGATGCGGGCCGACCTGCATGCGATTCTGGAAAAGTCGGATGCCAACCGGGTTCCCTTCAGCCACAAACGGCGGATGGGAGCGAACCTGCGGCTGAAAAACGGGTCGGAACCGGCACAGTTTCCGCATCAGCTAATGCGGGATAAAAATGCGAAAGAGTAA
- a CDS encoding phytoene desaturase family protein, with protein MYDCVIIGAGHNGLVCAHQLARQGWKILVLERRDLVGGACVTEPLWPGFKVSTASYLVSLLLPEIEQEMQLAKYGYRVLPRNPSSFTPLPDGKSLLLGPDLKQNQEQIAQFSQHDAEQYPRYEAMLEKIAECLEPALMQTPPDLLPLPSTWRSIGLGKKIRDTKTAYHLHQSLKSLGETIPEAIELLTGPALPILNRWFESDILKATLATDAIIGTFQPPSAPGTAYVLLHHVMGSAGGARGVWGYVEGGMGALSQAMAKSAQASGVEIRTGVSVEEILIQNQKTTGVRLSTGETISTRAVASNADAHVTFEKLIPTGTLPETFQNAVSRIDYSSASMKINVAVSELPDFTCLPGNSEPGPQHRGTIHIGATCEEIERAYDDAKYGQPSQKPIIEMTIPTAVDKTLAPPGQHILSLFVQYAPYQLAEGNWDEIKEDFADRCINRIAELAPNVPTSVLHRQVLSPLDLERTFSLTGGNIFQGAMPAHQLYNLRPVPGWSDYRTPIKGLYLCGSAAHPGGGVMGACGRNAAREMLRDGKP; from the coding sequence ATGTACGACTGTGTGATAATCGGAGCAGGGCATAACGGCCTCGTCTGTGCCCATCAACTCGCACGACAAGGATGGAAGATCCTCGTTCTGGAACGCCGTGATCTCGTCGGCGGCGCCTGCGTGACCGAACCACTCTGGCCTGGCTTCAAAGTCTCCACCGCCTCGTATCTGGTGAGTCTGTTGCTCCCGGAAATCGAACAGGAAATGCAACTGGCCAAATATGGCTATCGTGTGTTACCTCGCAATCCGAGTTCATTCACCCCGCTCCCTGATGGAAAATCCTTACTCCTGGGACCGGACCTCAAACAGAACCAGGAACAGATCGCCCAGTTCAGCCAGCACGACGCCGAACAGTATCCTCGCTATGAAGCGATGCTGGAAAAAATCGCCGAATGCCTCGAACCGGCGCTCATGCAAACGCCCCCTGATCTGCTTCCTCTTCCTTCTACTTGGCGATCGATTGGACTTGGCAAAAAAATCCGCGATACCAAAACCGCATACCACCTGCATCAATCATTAAAATCACTGGGCGAGACGATTCCCGAAGCCATCGAACTATTGACTGGACCGGCACTGCCGATTCTCAATCGCTGGTTTGAATCGGATATTTTGAAAGCCACCTTGGCAACCGACGCCATCATCGGCACCTTTCAGCCGCCGTCTGCGCCGGGGACCGCGTATGTACTCCTGCATCATGTGATGGGCTCGGCGGGGGGAGCACGTGGCGTCTGGGGCTACGTCGAAGGAGGTATGGGCGCCTTGAGCCAGGCAATGGCAAAGTCCGCTCAAGCATCCGGTGTCGAGATTCGCACCGGCGTCTCCGTCGAAGAAATCCTGATTCAAAATCAGAAAACAACGGGTGTCCGGCTTTCTACCGGCGAAACCATTTCGACCCGCGCCGTCGCTTCCAACGCTGACGCCCATGTGACATTTGAAAAACTGATCCCCACGGGAACCCTGCCGGAAACATTTCAAAATGCCGTCAGTCGGATTGACTATAGCAGCGCCAGTATGAAGATCAACGTTGCTGTGAGCGAACTCCCCGACTTCACCTGTCTACCCGGAAATTCTGAACCAGGCCCACAGCATCGAGGCACCATCCACATCGGCGCGACCTGCGAAGAAATCGAACGCGCCTACGACGATGCCAAGTACGGCCAGCCGTCTCAAAAACCGATCATCGAAATGACCATTCCCACCGCCGTCGACAAAACACTGGCGCCCCCCGGACAACACATTCTCTCTCTGTTCGTACAATACGCGCCGTACCAGTTAGCAGAAGGCAACTGGGATGAAATCAAAGAAGACTTCGCCGACCGCTGTATCAATCGGATCGCCGAACTGGCACCCAATGTTCCCACATCCGTTCTGCATCGGCAGGTCCTTTCGCCCCTTGATCTGGAACGAACTTTCAGCCTGACCGGCGGCAATATATTCCAAGGCGCGATGCCCGCCCATCAGTTGTACAACCTGCGTCCCGTTCCCGGCTGGAGCGATTACCGCACGCCCATCAAAGGACTTTATCTCTGTGGGAGTGCCGCGCATCCAGGGGGTGGCGTCATGGGAGCCTGCGGTCGCAACGCCGCACGAGAAATGCTCCGCGACGGAAAACCTTAA